The genomic DNA GGCGCACACCCGCCATGAGGACGTACACGCCCACGACGAACTGCATGGACTGCATGAACGCGAACACCAGGTAGTTCGTCTCGCCGGCGGCCTCGGCGGAGGAGGCGGGCCCGGCGAACAGGGCGGTGACCAGGTACAGCGGGATCATCACCACGGCGAGGGACATGTAGGTGTCCTGGAGGAACTCGAACGCGCGGGGGAGCTTGAGATCCTCGGTGGTCTTGCGGTCGGGCCGACGATCACGCACCAGGTAGGCCACGCCGGACTCGACCATGTAGCCGATGGTGCAGAAGTGGCCGAGGGCGATGGCGTCGTTCCCGGTGATCTTCCGGACGACCGGCTGGGCGATCGCGGGCATCGCCACGCAGAAGAAGCCGCCCACGAGGCTGCAGAGCACGATCAGCCAGATGCCGCTGAGGCCCACGGCCGAGCCGAAGACCACGGTCATGGTCGCCATCCACAGCAGCGCCTGGCCGGTGAGGAAGACGTACTTCCAGGGGGTGAAGCGGGCCAGCAGGATGTTCACGACGAAGACGCCCAGGAACGTGATCGCGATCGGGCCGCCGAGTCCAAGGTCGTTCGTCGCGAACCCGTTGACCGCCTCGATGGAGGGGACGATCCCGGTGAGGTTGAAGGCGGCCTCGAACTGGGTTCC from Brachybacterium sacelli includes the following:
- a CDS encoding PTS sugar transporter subunit IIC; protein product: MAVLDWIISNIFTQAGIIIALIAMLGLLLQRKDAGTVVSGTFKTLLGFMVLAAGSAVLVSTLTYFGTQFEAAFNLTGIVPSIEAVNGFATNDLGLGGPIAITFLGVFVVNILLARFTPWKYVFLTGQALLWMATMTVVFGSAVGLSGIWLIVLCSLVGGFFCVAMPAIAQPVVRKITGNDAIALGHFCTIGYMVESGVAYLVRDRRPDRKTTEDLKLPRAFEFLQDTYMSLAVVMIPLYLVTALFAGPASSAEAAGETNYLVFAFMQSMQFVVGVYVLMAGVRLLLGEIVPAFRGISMKLVPHSKPALDAPVLFPYAPNAVIIGFLTTTIGTVIAMFVLPVLGFAVIVPGMLTNFFAGGTAGIFGNAVGGRRGAVIGGVVHGIFITLLPALLVGTFQSLGFPSLSATDVDTIVAALLFAWIVGPLMKAF